A window of Pirellula sp. SH-Sr6A contains these coding sequences:
- a CDS encoding serine/threonine protein kinase: MTRSRIGPLALEAPLGGPNSHIYRAIHVQQRSQVAVRVFPMPMGMTPESKQEFAANLEKIKTLKHPGVVRCYGGGFDAKDAYLVYELVEGESLDHALERRERLPWETVLDYGLQLCEALQRAHEAGWIHGRIRPDKVLLTLGGEVAKLNEIWQGPAATHPPRPEDLAYQSPEQVEGKGKLEVACDLYSLGATLYHALTGRPPFAGANAGMVRQAILVQDVEPVAAQVFDCPVWLSAIVEQLMHKDPLKRPYSATATSLALREAQKRATSGVAVVQHAVSGFSPLQMNVDKDEAEKILGRKKKKKRSKRDEEYDDSPAMLERPLVLVGILLFIVATIGYFLMPLSEKTLRYRAELFLAQEDVGSLNEARDRYLIPLIERFPESESATWAEERLIEIEMVNAEQKMQSNRRFGREPSSEGERKFVEANRFEQFGDRVTALDKYKAIVSLLKNEEKERPFVNLARRQIEKIESSPPDADELRRFLQEKLNEADKKYGSGDLLSAKQIWEGIVSLYNGNKEMLSLVERAQGRLEKLKE, translated from the coding sequence GTGACGCGATCGCGCATCGGTCCTTTGGCATTGGAGGCACCGCTGGGGGGCCCGAACAGCCATATCTATCGCGCGATCCACGTGCAGCAGCGTTCGCAAGTGGCCGTTCGCGTCTTCCCTATGCCGATGGGCATGACGCCGGAGAGCAAACAGGAGTTCGCCGCCAACCTCGAAAAGATCAAAACACTCAAACATCCGGGTGTCGTCCGTTGCTACGGAGGGGGCTTCGACGCCAAGGATGCGTATCTGGTTTACGAGTTGGTCGAAGGTGAATCGCTCGATCACGCCCTCGAACGACGCGAACGATTGCCTTGGGAAACGGTTCTCGATTACGGACTGCAACTTTGCGAAGCTCTTCAGCGCGCCCACGAAGCAGGTTGGATCCATGGACGTATCCGTCCCGATAAAGTGCTCCTGACGCTGGGCGGAGAAGTCGCCAAACTGAACGAGATTTGGCAAGGACCTGCAGCGACCCACCCTCCTCGCCCTGAGGACTTGGCCTACCAATCCCCCGAACAAGTCGAAGGAAAAGGGAAGCTCGAGGTCGCTTGCGATTTGTATTCCCTCGGTGCAACCCTCTACCATGCGCTCACAGGCAGACCTCCCTTCGCAGGGGCGAATGCCGGGATGGTTCGACAAGCGATCTTGGTGCAAGACGTCGAGCCGGTGGCAGCTCAAGTCTTCGATTGTCCGGTCTGGCTTAGCGCCATCGTCGAGCAACTGATGCACAAAGATCCACTCAAACGTCCCTATTCCGCCACGGCCACGTCCCTCGCCCTCCGCGAGGCGCAAAAGCGTGCCACGTCCGGGGTCGCTGTGGTGCAACATGCTGTTTCAGGCTTCAGTCCGCTGCAAATGAACGTCGACAAGGACGAAGCGGAAAAGATCTTGGGACGCAAGAAGAAAAAAAAGCGTTCGAAACGCGACGAGGAATACGACGACTCTCCGGCGATGCTGGAAAGACCTCTCGTCCTGGTTGGGATCTTGTTATTCATCGTCGCAACCATCGGCTACTTCCTCATGCCCCTCAGCGAAAAGACGCTTCGCTATCGGGCGGAACTCTTCCTGGCTCAAGAAGACGTGGGGTCTCTCAACGAAGCGCGCGATCGCTACTTAATCCCGTTGATAGAACGGTTTCCAGAGAGCGAGTCGGCGACATGGGCCGAAGAGAGGTTGATCGAAATCGAAATGGTCAACGCCGAGCAAAAGATGCAAAGCAATCGAAGGTTCGGGCGGGAGCCCTCGAGCGAAGGGGAACGAAAATTTGTCGAAGCAAATCGCTTCGAGCAATTCGGGGATCGCGTCACCGCGCTCGACAAATACAAAGCGATCGTCAGTCTTCTCAAGAATGAGGAGAAAGAGCGTCCTTTTGTGAATCTGGCAAGACGACAGATCGAGAAGATCGAAAGCAGCCCGCCCGATGCCGACGAACTTCGTCGCTTCCTACAAGAAAAGCTAAACGAAGCGGACAAGAAATATGGCAGCGGGGATCTGCTCAGCGCCAAGCAGATTTGGGAAGGAATCGTGAGTTTGTACAACGGGAACAAAGAAATGCTTTCCCTCGTCGAACGTGCACAAGGAAGGCTTGAGAAGCTGAAAGAGTAG